In Harpia harpyja isolate bHarHar1 chromosome 12, bHarHar1 primary haplotype, whole genome shotgun sequence, a single window of DNA contains:
- the PLOD2 gene encoding procollagen-lysine,2-oxoglutarate 5-dioxygenase 2 isoform X3, with the protein MQTAKHFNYTVKVLGKGEEWKGGELPNSIGGGQKIRLLKEGIESYANQEDLVVMFVECYDVIFAGGPDELLKKFQETNHKVVFAADGLIWPDKRLADKYPVVKSGKRFLNSGGFIGYAPYINRIVQEWDLQDNDDDQLFYTKIYVDPLARELINITLDHKCTIFQTLNGAVDEVLLKFEEGKVRARNSVYDTLPITIHGNGPTKIQLNYLGNYIPNAWTRETGCSICDLDLLDLSTVTEYPRVKIGVFIEQPTPFLPKFLDRLLTLDYPKEALSIFIHNNEVYHEKHIKKFWEKAKNVIRNIKIVGPEENLSQAEARNMGMDLCRQDKACEYYFSIDADVVLTNPKTLRILIEQNRKIIAPLVTRHGKLWSNFWGALSPDGYYARSEDYVDIVQGNRVGVWNIPYMANIYLIKGQTLRSEMKEKNYFMRDKLDPDMALCRNAREMTLQREKDSPSSETFHMLRPPKGVFMYITNRHEFGRLISTANYNTSHYNNDLWQIFENPVDWKETYINPNYSKIFTDNIVEQPCPDVFWFPIFSDTACDELVEEMEHFGQWSGGKHQDSRISGGYENVPTDDIHMKQIGLDNEWLHFIREFIAPVTLKVFAGYYTKGYALLNFVVKYSPDRQRSLRPHHDSSTFTINIALNKVGEDFQGGGCKFLRYNCSIESPRKGWSFMHPGRLTHLHEGLPILNGTRYIAVSFIDP; encoded by the exons ctatGATGTTATCTTTGCGGGGGGCCCTGACGAACTGCTAAAGAAGTTTCAGGAAACTAATCATAAAGTGGTGTTTGCAGCAGATGGACTAATTTGGCCAGATAAAAGGCTAGCTGACAAGTATCCTGTTGTCAAGAGTGGAAAACGATTCCTGAACTCAGGAG GATTTATTGGTTATGCTCCATATATAAATCGTATTGTGCAGGAATGGGATCTGCAGGATAATGATGATGACCAGCTGTTTTACACCAAAATCTATGTTGACCCATTGGCAAGG GAACTCATTAACATTACTTTGGACCACAAATGTACGATTTTTCAGACCCTAAATGGAGCTGTTG ATGAAGTCCTTTTGAAATTTGAAGAGGGAAAAGTAAGAGCAAGGAATTCAGTGTACGACACACTACCAATCACCATTCATGGAAATGGTCCAACTAAA ATTCAGTTGAATTATTTGGGAAACTATATTCCTAATGCTTGGACACGGGAAACTGGTTGCAGTATTTGCGATTTAGACTTACTAGACCTGTCAACAGTAACG GAATATCCAAGAGTAAAAATTGGTGTTTTCATTGAACAACCCACTCCTTTCCTACCTAAATTTTTAGACAGACTGTTGACTCTGGACTACCCAAAGGAGGCACTCAGTATCTTCATTCATAATAAT GAGGTTTACCATGAAAAGCACATCAAGAAATTCTGGGAAAAAGCCAAGAACGttatcagaaatataaaaattgtTGGACCTGAAGAAAATCTGAGTCAAGCAGAAGCCCGGAACATGGGAAT ggACCTTTGTCGCCAGGATAAAGCATGTGAATATTACTTCAGCATAGATGCAGATGTTGTGCTGACAAACCCAAAAACTTTAAGAATACTGATAGAACAGAACAG AAAGATAATTGCTCCACTTGTAACTCGTCATGGGAAGCTTTGGTCCAATTTCTGGGGTGCTTTGAGCCCAGATGGCTATTATGCTCGATCAGAAGATTATGTTGATATTGTCCAAGGGAACAGAGT agGAGTATGGAATATTCCTTATATGGCTAATATATACTTAATTAAGGGACAAACTCTCAGATCAGAGATGAAGGAAAAGAACTACTTTATGCGTGATAAGTTGGATCCTGATATGGCTCTCTGCAGGAACGCCAGGGAAATG actttacaaagggaaaaagacTCCCCTTCTTCGGAAACATTCCATATGCTCAGACCCCCAAAg GGTGTTTTCATGTACATTACCAACAGACATGAATTTGGAAGACTTATTTCTACAGCCAATTACAATACCTCCCACTACAACAATGACCTCTGGCAGATATTTGAAAATCCTGTG GACTGGAAGGAAACCTATATAAATCCCAACTACTCAAAGATCTTCACTGATAATATAGTAGAACAG cCATGTCCAGATGTGTTTTGGTTTCCCATATTTTCTGACACTGCCTGTGATGAATTGGTCGAAGAAATGGAACATTTTGGACAATGGTCTGGTGGAAAACACCAA GACAGCCGTATTTCTGGAGGTTATGAAAATGTCCCAACTGATGATATTCATATGAAGCAAATCGGACTGGATAATGAATGGCTGCATTTCATAAGAGAGTTCATTGCCCCAGTAACGCTAAAAGTGTTTGCTGGCTATTATACTAAG GGGTATGCTTTATTGAATTTTGTTGTAAAATATAGCCCAGACAGACAACGGTCACTCAGACCTCATCATGACTCCTCTACATTCACAATCAACATTGCTCTTAACAAAGTAGGAGAGGACTTTCAA GGAGGTGGATGTAAATTTCTTAGGTACAACTGCTCCATTGAGTCTCCCAGGAAAGGATGGAGTTTCATGCACCCAGGAAGACTTACTCATTTACATGAAGGACTTCCTATCTTGAATGGCACAAGATACATTGCAGTATCATTTATTGatccttaa